A stretch of the Lolium perenne isolate Kyuss_39 chromosome 3, Kyuss_2.0, whole genome shotgun sequence genome encodes the following:
- the LOC127340302 gene encoding putative F-box/LRR-repeat protein At5g41840, translating to MTGGDDRLSDLPDDLLCRVLRFAPLKEAASTTVLSRRWRTPLWLSSGAVNLETRVEDYDRNNYGSNRDEEVAKFFSRRNAFVSAAVAALEAADDKVTRLTLRLKSCSDKPLNDFLNDYTDKGHVVSRDRNVVDVVLSHRAARRVEELRLVIKERGSGAYYDGETFRNRSNSLGGLYSITLESLPSETLRVLELTNCWGLYECEATAIVLPRLSSLRLRHCSQYLSSLQRVIDAAPSLATVRLESVCVLVDATEEEARPARQSHCHGWHSTDDQNSGDDNEEDDPPTLPKEATPSRLRCAAATILVLERCRWEEQNEGRRSYGGYIDDDEKPVTLIGIEIDAPRLRRFRYKGLLRPFSFNPRPPELEQVDLHFYPDNNWRNKDPNRDLKTFWRFARSFTNTKTMSLCVKHLEDIAVLSEARRVEVLPVFHRLERLELQGVHRPKGKTAAVAIANLLRCCPVLRDLQIDLTTEHHDATKRYNYAQEFLERKFRSDRDKSMDCLDRCSDSEPTIVAPEGIDLGANYDDLPDIPGLSRRRSTECLQTSLRRVGLKFQLEKSDSLGVRLIKFFSENAIVLEEMHIDGGNKKFRDHINPKVERWIANSSERIQSRKKSFVVLPLNRLQGMRIL from the coding sequence ATGACCGGTGGCGACGACCGCCTGTCCGATCTCCCCGACGACCTCCTCTGCCGCGTCCTCCGCTTCGCTCCACTCAAGGAGGCCGCGTCCACGACCGTGCTCTCGCGGCGCTGGCGGACGCCGCTCTGGCTCTCTTCCGGCGCCGTGAACCTCGAGACACGCGTCGAGGACTACGACCGCAACAACTACGGCAGTAATCGCGACGAAGAAGTGGCCAAGTTCTTCTCTCGGCGCAATGCTTTTGTCTCCGCCGCGGTGGCAGCGCTCGAAGCTGCCGACGACAAAGTCACGAGGCTCACCTTACGCCTCAAGTCTTGCAGCGACAAACCTTTGAACGATTTCCTGAACGACTACACCGACAAGGGCCACGTCGTGTCGCGCGACAGAAACGTGGTCGACGTCGTGCTCTCCCACCGGGCGGCGCGCCGCGTCGAGGAGCTCCGGCTGGTCATCAAGGAGAGGGGGAGCGGCGCGTACTATGACGGCGAGACCTTCAGGAATAGGAGTAATAGTTTAGGCGGCCTCTACTCGATCACCCTCGAGTCCCTTCCGTCGGAGACCCTCCGCGTGCTGGAGCTCACGAACTGCTGGGGACTCTACGAATGTGAGGCTACTGCGATCGTGCTCCCGCGGCTGTCCTCTTTACGGCTACGCCACTGCTCCCAGTACCTAAGCTCTCTCCAACGCGTCATTGACGCCGCGCCGTCGCTCGCCACCGTCCGCCTCGAGTCTGTCTGCGTCCTCGTCGACGCCACAGAGGAGGAGGCGCGTCCAGCACGCCAATCTCATTGCCATGGCTGGCACAGTACCGACGATCAGAACAGCGGCGACGACAACGAAGAAGACGATCCCCCAACGCTACCCAAAGAAGCCACACCTAGCCGCCTCAGATGCGCAGCGGCCACAATACTCGTGCTGGAGAGGTGCAGGTGGGAGGAGCAGAACGAGGGCCGCCGCTCCTACGGCGGCTACATCGACGACGATGAGAAACCAGTCACCCTCATTGGCATTGAGATCGACGCACCGAGGCTGCGTCGCTTCAGGTACAAGGGGCTACTCCGGCCTTTCTCATTCAATCCACGGCCACCGGAGTTAGAACAAGTGGATCTGCATTTCTACCCGGACAACAACTGGAGGAACAAGGATCCAAACCGTGATCTAAAAACCTTCTGGCGATTCGCTCGGAGCTTTACCAACACCAAGACAATGAGTCTATGTGTAAAACATCTCGAGGACATCGCCGTCCTTAGTGAGGCGAGGCGGGTGGAGGTCCTGCCTGTGTTCCACCGGCTGGAGCGACTCGAGCTGCAAGGAGTGCATAGGCCGAAAGGCAAGACCGCGGCAGTGGCAATCGCAAACCTCCTTCGATGTTGCCCAGTGCTCCGCGACCTCCAGATCGACCTCACCACAGAGCATCACGACGCCACCAAAAGATACAACTACGCACAAGAATTCCTCGAAAGGAAATTTAGATCTGATCGCGACAAGTCCATGGATTGTCTCGACCGTTGCAGTGATTCCGAGCCAACGATAGTTGCGCCAGAAGGAATTGACCTTGGTGCTAACTATGACGACCTTCCTGATATTCCAGGCTTAAGTCGACGGCGCTCGACCGAATGCCTACAGACCTCGCTGAGGAGAGTAGGTTTGAAGTTCCAGCTAGAGAAGTCAGACAGTCTTGGTGTTAGACTGATTAAATTCTTCAGTGAGAATGCGATAGTTCTTGAAGAAATGCATATTGATGGCGGAAATAAAAAGTTTCGCGACCACATAAATCCCAAGGTTGAAAGATGGATCGCCAATTCATCTGAAAGAATACAGTCCCGAAAGAAAAGCTTTGTGGTCTTACCCCTTAACAGACTACAAGGAATGAGAATTCTTTGA